A section of the Macadamia integrifolia cultivar HAES 741 chromosome 9, SCU_Mint_v3, whole genome shotgun sequence genome encodes:
- the LOC122088446 gene encoding 2-oxoisovalerate dehydrogenase subunit alpha 2, mitochondrial-like, which produces MALWVIRSGNIAHHLKGKMGLMGILIHSYSWCSSSSSLYHRNRHCSSSSTLSIYHSPRYPDTLFSNSAAGFSNRRYESTKGQNKLDSLFDDHDHENQVLDFPGGKVKLTPEMRFICEYPENRIKCYRVLDDNGQPLMSSNFQEVSKELATRMYRNMVTLQTMDTIFYEAQRQGRISFYVTSIGEEAINIASAAAFTIDDIVLPQYREPGVLLWRGFTLQEFTNQCFGNKADYGKGRQMPIHYGSNKHNYFTVSSPIATQLPQAVGAAYSLKMDGKDACVVTYFGDGGTSEGDFHAALNFAAVLEAPVIFICRNNGWAISTPTSEQFRSDGIVVRGQAYGVRSIRVDGNDALAVYNAVKAAHKMAISEQRPILIEALTYRAGHHSTSDDSTKYRPSNEIEHWRISRDPVTRFKKWVERNGWWTDEDESELRSSVRKELLHAIQVAEKVVKPPLSDLFTDVYDCPPSNLCEQERLLRETIERHPQDYPSEVPV; this is translated from the exons ATGGCTTTGTGGGTGATAAGATCAGGGAACATCGCTCATCATCTCAAAGGAAAGATGGGTTTGATGGGAATTCTTATCCACAGCTACTCTtggtgttcttcttcttcttctctttatcATCGTAATCGCCATTGTTCCTCTTCATCAACATTGTCAATCTATCACAGTCCTAGATACCCAGATACATTATTTAGTAATTCAGCAGCAGGTTTCTCCAATCGACGATATGAATCCACCAAAGGTCAAAACAAACTTGATTCACTCTTCGATGATCATGATCACGAAAATCAG GTCCTAGATTTTCCAGGGGGGAAAGTGAAGTTAACTCCTGAGATGAGATTCATATGCGAGTACCCTGAGAATAGGATAAAATGCTACAGGGTTCTTGATGACAATGGACAGCCACTTATGAGCAGCAATTTTCAAGAG GTAAGCAAGGAACTTGCTACGAGAATGTACAGGAACATGGTCACTCTTCAGACTATGGACACCATTTTCTATGAAGCTCAGAGGCAAGGAAGGATCTCTTTTTATGTAACCTCAATTGGAGAAGAGGCCATCAATATTGCATCAGCAGCTGCATTTACAATTGATGACATTGTTTTGCCTCAG TATAGGGAACCAGGGGTTCTCCTATGGCGTGGCTTCACTTTGCAAGAATTCACAAACCAGTGCTTTGGGAACAAAGCTGATTATGGTAAAGGTCGGCAGATGCCAATCCATTATGGATCTAACAAACACAACTACTTCACCGTTTCATCCCCAATCGC AACGCAACTTCCACAAGCCGTGGGAGCTGCTTATTCTTTGAAAATGGATGGGAAAGATGCATGTGTGGTCACTTATTTTGGTGATGGAGGCACAAGCGAG GGAGATTTCCATGCTGCTTTAAATTTTGCAGCAGTTCTGGAAGCACCAGTTATTTTCATCTGTCGCAATAATGGGTGGGCCATTAGTACTCCAACATCAGAACAGTTTAGAA GTGACGGTATTGTGGTTAGAGGTCAGGCTTATGGTGTACGGAGTATCCGTGTAGATGGAAATGATGCTCTTGCTGTTTATAATGCAGTTAAAGCAGCACACAAAATGGCCATAAGTGAACAGAGACCAATCTTAATTGAG GCCCTTACGTATCGAGCTGGGCATCACTCTACATCTGATGATTCTACCAAGTATCGCCCATCCAATGAAATTGAACACTGGAGAATATCACGGGACCCTGTAACTAGATTCAAAAAATGGGTTGAACGTAATGGTTGGTGGACAGATGAAGATGAATCGGAGCTCCGAAGCAGTGTGAGGAAGGAG CTATTGCATGCAATCCAGGTTGCAGAGAAAGTGGTTAAACCTCCACTGTCAGACTTGTTTACAGATGTTTATGACTGCCCCCCATCTAATTTATGCGAGCAAGAAAGGTTGCTCAGAGAGACAATAGAGAGACATCCACAGGACTATCCCTCTGAAGTTCCTGTATAG